One segment of Acropora muricata isolate sample 2 chromosome 8, ASM3666990v1, whole genome shotgun sequence DNA contains the following:
- the LOC136925487 gene encoding uncharacterized protein gives MSFKDARDALVLYHDNGVIDHEEFCLLYDANRSKNPEFPYEEYGKFDLEEMDNSECKAEFRFRKEDIPMLAEALGIPETFTCSQGSVSDGIEGLCIMLKRFSYPCRYSDLIPRFGHPVPVMSMICSTVVDFIYNLHGHKITEYNHNILNPASLQIYADAVFSKGAALDNCFGFVDGTVRPICRPGEMQRAVYNGHKRVHGLKFQSVALPNGLIANLFGPVEGRKRDASMLDESGLLNELERHAFSPTGQAMCIYGDPAYPHHVHLQRPFQYGLLTQQMQNFNGSMSKVRSSVEWIFGDIINYFKFLDFKKDLKLDLSPIGKMYIVCALLRNALTCLYGNTTSDFFQLHPSSLGDYFA, from the exons ATGAGTTTTAAGGATGCAAGAGATGCTTTGGTCTTATATCATGATAACGGAGTGATAGACCACGAGGAATTTTGCTTGTTGTACGATGCAAATCGATCGAAAAATCCTGAATTTCCGTATGAAGAGTACGGAAAATTTGATCTTGAAGAAATGGACAACAGTGAATGCAAAGCGGAATTTCGTTTTCGGAAAGAAGACATCCCTATGTTAGCAGAAGCCCTTGGTATCCCAGAAACTTTTACATGTAGCCAGGGATCGGTGAGTGATGGCATTGAAGGGCTGTGCATCATGTTAAAAAGATTTAGCTATCCTTGCAGATACTCAGATTTAATTCCTCGCTTTGGTCACCCAGTCCCTGTGATGAGTATGATTTGTAGCACAGTGGTTGACTTCATCTACAACCTCCATGGTCACAAAATAACCGAGTACAATCACAACATTCTTAACCCAGCTAGTCTTCAAATCTATGCAGATGCAGTATTTTCAAAAGGTGCCGCCCTggataattgttttggttttgtggatGGCACAGTTAGGCCTATTTGTCGCCCCGGAGAAATGCAAAGAGCTGTATACAATGGCCACAAGCGTGTACATGGATTGAAATTTCAGTCTGTAGCTTTaccaaatggtctcattgcaaATCTATTTGGACCTGTTG AAGGACGAAAACGTGATGCGTCAATGTTGGATGAGTCTGGCCTATTGAATGAGCTTGAGAGGCATGCCTTCTCACCAACTGGTCAGGCAATGTGTATTTATGGGGATCCAGCCTATCCCCACCATGTTCATCTACAAAGACCATTTCAATATGGATTACTGACACAGCAGATGCAAAATTTTAATGGGTCTATGAGTAAGGTTCGCTCCTCAGTTGAGTGGATTTTTGGAGACATCattaattactttaaatttttAGATTTTAAGAAAGACTTGAAGCTGGATTTGAGCCCCATTGGAAAAATGTATATTGTTTGTGCCTTACTTAGGAATGCACTTACTTGTCTTTATGGTAACACAACTTCAGACTTTTTCCAATTACACCCATCATCTCTGGGAGATTATTTTGCTTAA
- the LOC136924844 gene encoding uncharacterized protein, with translation MPRFREDMAREIITVGQRSDDYKHQDEQTHQHPDCAADILFTLKDQLLNDRPACKIQVKRKDCEAGLNSDKNFQVANSESEAESEEFDFRTSYPALCGGSCTNPSLELKTEEDDVIGDTDEGVQHSNSKRMYKLSRKRLVSSSSDEDNYSLNVPGKRKQNVTRNRLFPSSSDEDNNSSNVPGKRKHKLTKKRLFSCPSGEDKSASDVAELKTEEDDVIGDIDEGVQHSNSKTKENVTRNRLFPSSSEEDNNSSNVPGKRKRKLTKKRLFPCPSGEDKSASDVAASVRCAQKSEFNRRVYDKKQACFYCGVLVSKIARHYELKHMAEKEVAIALSFNKGSPSRKKHLEKLRLLGNYHHNLTVMETGKGELIVYRRPTSGKGCNPSDFLPCNFCLGFIKRQELWKHVKSCKFKPDENEVPKYQKVQEKAKLLLFPAICSDSSNVLSKLFAAMKSDEVTLVARNDWLIKELGVLLIEKHGDKQNHFVSQKMRELARLLLQLRTTSASLDAQLSDFIKPGEFDVVVSGVKALSKFNSEDGVQHVAIPSLSLKIGHSLKKCVNILRGHALRRKDKELQEDVGNFEKLIESEWNHRVSHHSLGALGSKKFNNVELLPLAEDLEKLRTSVLSIISSTAQVLQEGQPQLEVWNQLAQATLARLVMFNKRRGGEASRMLVESYVNRPDWSQVNNPEIMSTLSDFERQLSKRLDMVEIMGKRGRKVPVILTAEMTRSIDLLIKTRKAVGIQERNPYVFARPNRQSLQYMRAWDCLRKFSTQCEPPLSNPANVTSTKLRKYIATISQVLSMEEKEVDWLARHLGHDIRVHRDFYRLHESTIEIAKVSKLLLTVDQGDTGKFAGKTLEEIELDDIADPDLSDDTDCEIDDGDSDQSLTEADDGTSSAQRQSTKKNNAKAQKSKEPKKIKKQSRKSKEGDCSIEVSKTQRQSTKKNNAKAQKSKEPKKIKKQSRKSKEGDCSIEVSKKSVPHKSWTGEEKEAVLKYLGHWVRRERIPGKLECEQCISKANGVLDHRKWSDVKFFIKNQIDKRRKVLAPKN, from the exons ATGCCAAGGTTTAGAGAAGACATGGCTAGAGAAATAATAACAGTGGGACAGAG aTCTGATGATTATAAGCATCAAGATGAACAAACACATCAACATCCAGATTGTGCAGCTGACATTCTATTTACACTCAAAGATCAGCTTTTAAATG ACCGGCCAGCTTGCAAAATTCAAGTTAAAAGAAAGGATTGTGAAGCTGGTTTAAACAGTGACAAG AACTTTCAAGTTGCAAATTCAGAAAGTGAGGCTGAGTCAGAGGAATTCGATTTTCGTACTTCCTACCCAGCTTTATGTGGAGGATCTTGCACAAATCCCTCGCTAG AGCTTAAGACTGAAGAGGATGATGTCATTGGTGATACAGATGAAGGCGTTCAGCACTCTAATA GTAAAAGAATGTACAAATTGTCAAGAAAACGGCTAGTTTCCAGTTCCTCCGACGAAGACAATTATTCGTTAAATGTGCCAG GTAAAAGGAAGCAAAACGTAACAAGAAATCGGCTGTTTCCAAGTTCCTCCGACGAAGACAATAATTCGTCAAATGTGCCAG GTAAAAGGAAGCACAAATTAACAAAGAAACGGTTGTTTTCCTGTCCCTCCGGCGAAGATAAAAGTGCGTCAGATGTGGCAG AGCTTAAGACTGAAGAGGATGATGTCATTGGAGATATAGATGAAGGCGTTCAGCACTCTAATA gtaaaacaaaggaaaacgtaACAAGAAATCGGCTGTTTCCAAGTTCCTCCGAGGAAGACAATAATTCGTCAAATGTGCCAG GTAAAAGGAAGCGCAAATTAACAAAGAAACGGTTGTTTCCCTGTCCCTCCGGCGAAGATAAAAGTGCGTCAGATGTGGCAG cgTCTGTACGATGTGCTCAAAAAAGTGAATTCAACAGAAGAGTGTATGACAAAAAACAAGCCTGTTTTTACTGTGGCGTTTTGGTGTCTAAAATTGCAAGACATTATGAGCTCAAGcacatggctgaaaaagaagttGCCATTGCCCTTTCCTTCAACAAGGGGTCGCCATCGAGGAAAAAACATCTTGAGAAACTGCGGTTATTAGGGAACTATCATCACAATTTGACTGTAATGGAGACTGGGAAAGGAGAGCTGATTGTCTATAGACGTCCCACCTCTGGTAAAGGGTGCAACCCTTCGGATTTTCTTCCCTGCAATTTTTGCCTCGGGTTCATAAAGCGTCAAGAATTATGGAAACATGTGAAATCGTGCAAGTTCAAACCAGACGAAAATGAAGTTCCAAAATACCAGAAGGTACAAGAAAAGGCAAAACTGTTGTTATTTCCAGCTATTTGCAGTGACAGCAGCAACGTACTATCTAAATTGTTCGCGGCCATGAAAAGCGATGAAGTCACTCTTGTAGCTAGAAACGATTGGCTAATCAAGGAACTTGGAGTGTTGCTAATTGAAAAGCATGGGgataaacaaaatcattttgtttctcaaaaGATGAGAGAACTTGCAAGGCTCTTGCTACAACTTCGCACAACAAGTGCTAGTCTTGACGCCCAACTTTCCGATTTCATAAAGCCTGGAGAATTTGATGTCGTTGTTAGCGGtgtgaaagctctttcaaaatttaattctgAAGACGGTGTGCAGCACGTGGCGATTCCATCATTgtctttaaaaattggccattccCTCAAAAAGTGCGTTAACATCCTCCGGGGCCATGCCTTGCGAAGAAAGGATAAGGAACTACAGGAAGATGTGGGCAACTTTGAAAAACTTATTGAATCAGAGTGGAACCATCGTGTTTCACATCATTCCCTCGGCGCTCTTGGCTCGAAGAAATTTAACAATGTGGAACTGCTGCCACTTGCAGAGGATCTTGAAAAGTTGAGGACGAGTGTCCtttcaattatttcatcaaCAGCGCAAGTCCTTCAAGAAGGGCAACCTCAACTGGAAGTCTGGAATCAACTAGCTCAAGCAACCCTAGCAAGACTAGTTATGTTTAACAAGCGAAGAGGAGGAGAAGCTTCCAGGATGCTAGTAGAAAGTTATGTTAATCGACCAGACTGGTCCCAGGTCAACAATCCGGAAATCATGTCAACACTCAGTGATTTTGAAAGGCAGTTGTCCAAGAG ATTGGACATGGTTGAAATCATGGGCAAGCGGGGAAGAAAAGTGCCTGTTATTTTAACCGCTGAGATGACTAGGAGCATCGATCTTCTCATCAAAACAAGGAAGGCTGTGGGCATCCAGGAAAGAAATCCTTACGTATTTGCCAGGCCAAACAGGCAATCATTACAGTACATGAGAGCCTGGGATTGCCTAAGAAAATTTTCCACACAATGTGAACCACCTCTTTCTAACCCTGCCAACGTAACAAGTACCAAATTGAGGAAATATATAGCTACTATTTCCCAAGTACTTTCCATGGAAGAAAAAGAAGTGGACTGGCTTGCACGTCACCTAGGTCATGACATTCGTGTCCATAGGGATTTCTATCGGCTTCACGAATCAACGATTGAAATCGCCAAAGTGAGCAAACTACTTCTCACTGTTGACCAAGGGGATACAGGAAAGTTTGCAGGGAAAACATTGGAAGAAATCGAGCTTGATG ACATTGCAGACCCAGATCTTTCTGATGATACAGATTGTGAAATTGACGATGGCGATAGTGACCAAAGTTTAACTGAAGCTGATGACGGAACTAGCTCAG CTCAAAGACAATCCACCAAAAAGAACAACGCCAAAGCTCAAAAGTCAAAAG AACCCAAGAAAATcaaaaaacaaagcagaaaaTCCAAGGAGGGCGACTGTTCAATAGAAGTGTCCAAAA CTCAAAGACAATCCACCAAAAAGAACAACGCCAAAGCTCAAAAGTCAAAAG AACCCAAGAAAATcaaaaaacaaagcagaaaaTCCAAGGAGGGCGACTGTTCAATAGAAGTGTCCAAAA AGTCAGTTCCTCATAAGTCATGGACAggagaagaaaaggaagcagTCTTGAAGTATCTTGGACACTGGGTCAGACGAGAGCGTATACCAGGCAAACTAGAATGTGAGCAATGTATCTCCAAAGCAAATGGCGTTCTGGATCACAGAAAATGGTCAGACGTTAAATTTTTCATTAAGAACCAGATCGACAAAAGAAGGAAGGTCCTTGCCCCTAAGAATTAG